The following is a genomic window from Ictalurus furcatus strain D&B chromosome 14, Billie_1.0, whole genome shotgun sequence.
GAGTCCTCCCTGAATACCAGGAGGGCCGATTTCAAATCGCTTAAATCAGTCAGGTGCATTTCCCAGCATGCTGTGCTCCCACAGGACCACATGGCCTATGTGTTTTGTAACATGCGCCTTAGCTATGCTCCAAGGATACAGCTTTATTGGAGAAAGGACATGGTCGGGTATTGTTAGCCTTCCTGGCTGGGAAGCGTAATCGTGTCCACTGGCCTTTGCGGCTACAATGGCTGCCACAGTGGTGCCAGCGAATGGCCCGGCACAGCGAGTGACGTTGAGTCGCAAAAGTGGGGGAAGGAGCTAACAATGGTAGTGATTGTTAGTGACCATAGAGGTGATTATATCTCTAAGGCCTAATTTAGTCACTAATACTGCTACAGACTAATGCATTGCTATTGGTTTAAACAGCACTCAAACTAATaggaagaaaaaagataatggatttgttttaaatgcttttttgtttttaaagttttcAAGATTCTGTGCAAAAGAAAAGATGGAagttaatactactactactactactggaTTTTGGTTTAAGTACAAAACGTAGATTTAATTTGACCTAGATAGGTAGATACCTAATGTTATGTAATCccaaaaaatgtatatgtagCTCCTATATTTTGAAATGagcattttctttatatattaataCTTCTAGGAGACGCTGATGTAATCTAGTGACTGTTCCGGCCTTTTAACAGTGAACGCATGTGGCTTCTTTAAGTAAACCTTTATTCTCTGTCGTTAAAGGGTAATCACGTCATCTGGTCTTCAATCAATCACGCTGCCTTGTTAATTCAGGGCATAATTCAATCAGAGGGTCAACACATTAGAAACATCTTAATAAAATCTAATTATTGTAAGTGTTGCCTAAAGCACAGTGGTTAAGTTGCAGTGAGTAAGTgtctttttatccttttttcaAGGATGTTAAAgacagcataataataataataattataataatcgcTTTCATATGGCAACAAACAAAGCAGCTTTTGCATATGCAGAGTATGATCGATTTTAACATAGAAATGAGCGAGATCTTCAAACACCTGACTTTACAATTACGATTACTCTGAAATGCTGGGAGATCTACCTCAGCAGGCTAATCGCAGCAAGGATTATCAGTACTCCACTATTCAGTGATGTGCCTCTGGTGTTATCCTGGTTTTACCATTCCAGCCCACTATTCCCGTCCGCTTCTCTATTTCAGAAAACAGAGGCGTGGGAGAAAGATAAGACGCGCGCTGACATGGAGGAGTACGTGTGGGAGGACAGCCCCTCTCAGAAGAATATTCTAGAAACCTTGTTGCGCATGCATCCACTTAAGGAGAAGGATGAGGAATCGGCGCGGGAGGAGCTGCTGGGACGACCTGAGGTGCAGGAGTACAAAAACTCTGTGACCAAGCTGAAGAacgagggagagacagagaacaacATGCAGCAGTACAAAGAGGCAGTGAAGAAACTACTAAATATCTAAAAAATGAAAAGTCTAAATATCAGAAAGAAGATGCCATTCAATTTATTAgagccattttttttctccagttttCTGCCATTAAAGCAGAAAACTGGAACGCAGTTGAGATGCTCGATGCACATGGACTTAGGTTTGGGCACAATCTGCCGAGAACCTTCAATCTTTATTGTGTGTCTCATTATTGGttgttattgatgatgtaaataCCATCTTCTcttttaacagcaaataaacCCCAAGTCCttgaaatatataatgtatctgaccaattttttttccccccctgtaattttaaatactaaattcTACATTATATTAATGAAGAATTTAATTGTCTTTCATTCACAAACTACATCAGCCGTCCCCTTGTCTTTTTACCTACTCTACCTACCTTTCACCAGTTTGGCAAAACATTTCATGATGTATGACTATGACTCAGTCCACTCTAACAGCACAACATGATCGTTAAAGTAAATGAGCTACCTCTACAGACACCCTGTTCAAAGAATTCTTTCAAGAAAAGTTTGGTAAATATACCCAGTTGCACCATTAGGTTCTGCTCTGATCTGTGGGTTATGGGAAAAGAGTAACCCGACTCCTTCGGAAAAAAGTTCCGGCTCTTTCCATTTGAGCAAAAACTAGAGCACGTCTAGGTGACTGTACCACTCTTAACAGCTTCTAGCACTTAAAGCCCAACTGCCTTTACAGAACAAAACGGAGCTTGTTGGCTGTCTTGCTTGGAAGCACCCATCAAACTACTTAACGTGAACATCAAGTTTGCTTTGCTGGTTTTGGTTTCTCAACAGAGTTTGGTATTTAAACTAAACACTGTCTAGTACATCTAGTCCATgtattttcttgtttgtttttcgaCACTATTTATGGACCTGATTTATGTTTTTGCTAGATTAGTAGAACTGCTGAATTTAAGAAAATACACAGCAGATTACATGTGACAAATGGTCTTCTAAGACATATGAGTGGTATTACATTGATGATGGTTCAGAGTCTGATATTCTCAGATCTAATACTCATAACGTTGTCCTGGTTAAGCCGATAAACAGTGTTATAATACCTGAAAGCATTAAAGCTTTCACTGCATTTGGTCatgttggtcttttttttttttctctacacaATAATggccattttgattttatttgggACAGAAAAGAAATGTACACACGTTCATGAATGCACTTCATGGATAGTTCCTTTATGCAAGTTAATGTAGTGAGGGTTCTGGTTTTTTGCAAAACTACTTTTGTTGAAAGTAGCTGTGATCATGTGGCAGGGTTGAACAAAAGTGGTATTTGTTGAAAACTCTGACAAAATGTGTCAGAAGAACCTGATTCATGAGCTCTCCCTCACAAAGACGTATTTGATGAGGCGCATGGAGCCCTTCTTGCCTGTTAGTGTAGTCTGGTATCtccctttcctcctcctccgtCCTCTCCAACTTGCTGCCatcaacactgaacaacaacaaccacaagcTAAGGCTGCACAGGTTGCCAAGGCTACCAGGACAGTGTTGGCTGCCAGATGAAACACTTGCGTCAATCCTCCATCACTTACAGGCTGTGGACTGTTACCTGTCGTAACGTTACGGCTAATGTAACCTTTTGTGTCATTGGGGTATGGCTGGCTGTCTTCTACAGTGGTAGGGGGTGTTGGTGAGGTCTTTAGGCCAGAGTTGTTTTCTGGAGCTGCTGCGGATGAGTGACGTCTATTTAAGGTTGTTGGTCTGCTAGCAGTCACAGAAACATCAGTGATGGCCAAGTTCATTTTGGTAAGCCCTTGAGAAAGGCCACCTGTTGTTGAGGATGGAATGATCCTTTTTTCCATTAGAGGAGATGCTGTTGATTGGGTATTTATGGGCTGATTATAGGACCAAGAGGTGGTTGTGAAGCTATTAATCATCACTTGTGGTCCTGTAGTTGTAGTTACATATCCAGTCATGGTTTTGACTGGATTAAGTGGAGTTGAAGCTAAGATTGCATTTGTAGAGATTAGCTGGGCTGTAGTAAGTGTAGTATGGGCTGTAGAGTCTTCTTTACTACTTTGCAGAATACTTGAGAGAGGGACAGGCATGGTTGTAGTCTCTCCTGTACTACTTTGTGGAATACTTGAGAGATGGACAGTCATGGTTGTAGTTTGTCCTGTACTACTTTGTGGAGTACTTGAGAGAGGGACAAGCATGGTTGTCTTTCCTGTACTACTTTGTGGAGTACTTGAGAGAGGGACAAGCATGGTTGTAGTCTTTCCTGTACTACTTCGTGGAGTAGTTGTGAGTGGTACAGGCATGGTTGTAGTCTCTAATGTACTACTTTCCAGAGTGCTTGTGAGGGGGACAGGTGTGGTTGTAGTCTCTCCTGTACTACTTTGTGGAGTAGCTAAGAAAGGTACAGGTTTGGTTGTTGTGGTATGATCACCACTGAAGGTTGTACTAACTTGTAAATAAGGCAAGGTTGTGAACTCTGTGGATGCGGTTTGGTTGATAGTATATGCCGTTGTGGTTCCAAGGAAAGGTACTTGGGAAGAGGATGTTGAGCTTGATGTGAGCTGACTGGATAGTTGTGAAGGTGTTATGGTGGTACTGGAAGTATGTGTGGGTTGGGGCATTGAGCTTGTTTGAATGTTAGTAAAGCTGAATGAGGGCTGCATGGTACTCTCTTGGGGATTTGGGGATACATTTGTAGTAGCAACGATTGTAGGATCTGTTGAAGGATTAGAAATGAGTTGAGATGGCCGCTTCAGGGTTGTGGATCTCTGTAATGCTGAAGCAGGAAATGTGTCTTTGTTATCTTGGGTGGAATAAAcagagaaagggggaggagtAGAGATAGGAAAGCTGGATGTTGGTGCGTTGGTAGATGTTTTGGGGCTAGTGGCAACAATTGTAGGATGGGCTGAGCTGCTGGGCTCCATGTGAGGCCGGTTGAACTGACGTTTGTCTGTTCCAGACAAGTCGGAGGTGTTAAGTGAGGCCAGTTGAGGTAGCACTTGGACATTAGAGGGGAAGGATTTCCCAAATATTAACAAGTCAGGATCCATGCCTGTAAAACACGTACACAGAAAAGTGTAAAGCAGTCACACTGGAACTGTATTATCTGTATCAAACAGTTCATAGGGCAACTctcatattatttattcattattctaTCTTCAGTAAACCTTTCAAGCAGTTCATCACAGGACACCTTGCACATATACACTCaggaccactttattaggaccaCTTGTACTGCTTGTTCATGCAatttcaatcagccaatcatgtggaatCAGCTcaatgcataaagtcatgcaaATACTGATAAAGAGGTTtggttaatgttcacgtcaaatagaatgggaaaaaatgttGTCCGAGTTACTTTTCTGTTCCTGTCaaccaaaaacaggaatctgatgctACAATGGGCACAAGCTCAGGCTCaaaaacattgcctggtctttttccaatcttcaattGTGGAGTTTCAGTGCGCCTGTGCCTACTgtgcctcagattcttgttcttggctgatgggATTAGAACCCAAtctggttttctgctgttgtagaccaTCCACCTAAAGGTTTGGcagtttttctgttttcagatgcttttctgctcaccatggttgtaaaggaCCAGCCTGTGTAGCAGCAAGAACCATGCCAGGATCAAAGTCGCTgggatcacattttcccccagttCTAATATTGGATATGAACATTAGCTGAAGCTcttgtatctgcattattttatgtttggctgattggataactgcacgAATAAGCAGGCATACAGGTGTTCccaataaagtggccagtgagtgtacatTTGTGCACGCATTAAcgcctaggggcaatttagattAACCTTTTCATTAACagatttatcctggtcagggtgattgtggatccagagtctatcccatgAACAATGGGCATGAGGCATGAATACAAATGGAACACTAGTTCATGGGAGGGCGCCACGTCCACTTACATTTGCAACCACAGTCACAACTATAGACAATTCAGCATAGCCAATACACCTAACCAGTGTGTTTTTGGGacgttggaggaaaccagaaaacatacagtaacccaagctcaggataaaactagggaccctggagctgtgaggcagtaaCATTACTGCCTGTTGTTCCACCATGCCATCCTAACATTATGTAAATTGGCATTTCAAACCAGAGTTAGAAATGTACCTGATTTAaagatatacactatatggccaaaagtttgtggacacctgaccatcacacccatatgtagttcttcctcaaactgttgccacaaagttggaagcacacaattgtgacggatgtctttatatgctgtagggTTAGagttctcttcactggaactaagaggcacagacttgttccagcatgacaatgctcctgtgcacaatgcgagctccatgaagacatggtttgccaagtttggagtggaagaactcgagtgttctgcacagaaccctgacctcaatcccactgaacacctttgggatgaactggagcacTAGCGTGCCTCAGGTCTCCTCACACGACATCACTGtctaacctcactaatgcttttgtagcggaatgaacacaaatgaagacactCCACAatacaaaatctagtggaaagtcttcccagaacagtcaaggttattataacagcaaagggggattaaatctggaatgggatgttcaaaaagcacatacggccgtgatggtcagatgtccacaaacttttggccatacagtgaagaaaagaatgattattttttactgAATGGCAATGACATTAATAGAATACTTGAGCACCCACCTTTGGTAACATTGTAGAGGATGACATTAGCCCTTTGATTGAGTATGCAGGTTTGCGGTGTTGGGCAGTGGAGGTGAAAACAATTGACACTGTCCTGAGTGGTGTTGTAATGAAACACAGCCACGTTACAGGAGACTGCGAATTGGGACAGAGCAAGTCAACTCATATCATAAACACAAGTGAGTTTTAATACCAATTCTTGTAAGCAGACAcgacacacacaccaaatcagGACATTCACGTAcattcaattcgattcaattcaattttatttgtatagcgcttttaacaatagacattgtctcaaagcagctatacagaaatatataaacacaggatgcagattttaagtgtgtgaatttatccctattgagcgagccggtggcgacgctggcgaggaaaaactccctgagatgaaaTGAGgtagaaaccttgagaggaaccagactcaaagggaacccgtcctcatctgggtcacaacagatagtgtaaaagtaaaagaaagttcattatggtttaatgttaagtctgttttttttttttaactagtccactgttcactaaagacATGTACATCATGTCTACAGCGTGTATCAAATGCACTTACGCATTTTGTAAACGAAGATATTTATTGATCTCTGCACTGTGATCTCTATTTATTGATCTCTGCACTGTGTTTTCCTGCACTGTTCTGCATTGTATGTCTTCAAAATGTTTGCACAGTTCTGCAGATTGAAATTTAGAATAGCACGAATTATATGCAAGAATTATACACCAAATATATCTTTGTGTGACAAATGTGAACTTGAAGTGTCTAgttgtaataaataattatttactaactgctttatatatatatatatatatatatatatatatatagatatatatacacacacacacacacacacacacacatatggccTATACATTTAAATGTCTAACATTAGTTCTTTTTCAAATTTATGTTTTAGTATTATTAAAGGCAAAATAGTCCAGACCTGCTATAAGAACCTGAGTGCTAAGATAATGTAGGGAATTAGATTTTTATCATCTATTTTAATGTCATGAGCAGTTTCCAGACGCAACTGTTTTGACAGGTGATACACTATGGGGAAGTTCTGAGGCTGGAACTCACAGTTGGAGGTGAGGCAGCAGGCTCGGCTGCAGTTCTGCGCGCTGTCTCCGCGGTAAAGCTGCAGCAGCTGCGCGCCTCTGCGCTGAGACTCCTCCGCGTCCACGTGCAGTCCCGGGAAGCGCCGGATCCAGCAGTTCCTGTAGTAGGAAGTCGAGGAGCACTCGGACTCTGTGGAGCTCACGAGACTCAAGATGGACAGGAGCCTCAACGTGACGATCATCGCGCGATCGTCTGAGTTTCAGTCACGTCAACGTGAACATGTCTGGAGCGCCTGGACTCGGCTTCAGAGACGCGGTGAATGAAGTTGTGCgcgcgtgcgcgtgcgtgtgcgtggGTAGGTGCAGGTGATAGTGAGCGCGCGATGAAGTGCGACAGCCGGTCTTCCACGCCCACCTTCACATTGTCAATCAAACGTTGTTGTCTTTCAAATTTGTTGTAGATTTTGCATAAAGCTTTTTAAGCAGGATTCAATTCAAGTTGCGCCAAACTTTAATCCTTATTTCAAGGCTCATCGGGTTTATTATATTGTACTATACATCAGTTTAACATTGAATCATTGTACTAGTTTTAGAGTAAACTTTATCACTTAGTACTTTAGCATTCTGTACTAAACTGTAGAGAGTGTTgtcttctgatgactcttccctGCAGGTCGTACTTGTGTAGGTGTTGCTGCACAGTAAAACAGTGCacttcatccatcttctataccgctttatccttttcagggtcacggggaacttggagcctatcccaggaagcatcgggcacaaggcggggtacaccctggacagggtgcgaatccatcgcagggcacaatcacatacacactcattcatacactacggaaactttagacatgccaatcagactaccacacgtctttggaggaaacccccgcagcacggggagaacatgcaaactctgcacacacagggccacggtgggaatcgaacccccgaccctggaagtgtgaggcaaacatgctaaccactaagccaccgtgtgcccaccACCACTTCAGTCTGCTAAATCTTCAGAAATTTTGAGCAGGGGTACCCAAACATTTGCATGCCACTCCATGTATATAAGGTTCTAACTGAGACTTTTAATACTACAGTCAGGATGTCACTTAGTACTTTACCATTCTGTactaaactctagagactgttgtgtgtggaaatcccaggagatcagcagtttctgaaatactcgaacCAGCCCGTCTACCATcgtttcccccattctgatgtttgacgtgaaccttaactgaagcgcttgacctgtatGTGCACGATTTTATgtgttgtgctgctgtcacatgattgtggctgattggataactgcataaatacaTGCAGAAATGTGGGTACCCCTGCTCAAAATTTCTGTTACTGTGAATAGCCAAGTGAGTAAAAGATGACCTGATTTCCAAAAGGTCTCAAGTCAAAGATGACACTAAACCCCATCATAATGAATCATAACTAAATCATACATTCGACATcattgtaaaaatgtatatcAAAACAACTGGAAAAGTTTAGATGGACTATTATTTACTACTAAATTGTTTTTACTACTTTTAAAATCTGACTTAAAGAAAGTGTTATTTTTAAAGTGGATTAACACGGTTGCTTTTATTAGATGAAATCGTTAAATGTGCTCTAAATGCTTTTTAGATGCAAAGCCCTTGATGGACCTGGCATgtaacacacgcacatacatacacgcataTACTCACTGTCACAGTCGTGCTTTGCATCAAAGATACCGTGTTCTTCACCTAATGTGGATTCACACAGGAAGGAACGATATCCTGTGGCCATTTTCGCAACAACACTGAAAATGTAAAGTTGTACCCTGGGGTATATTCCAAGATcatctgtaaaatgtttttttttttttttctcatgcatTTGCCAAATATCTTCAACTGTGGTGGTCAAGTATAGAACACATATCAGAGAGGTGCTGTCACCTTTTACTCACAGGTGTATGGTTTACATCTAACCAGCATTATtactaattaattatatattttttaatatgcgTTTTGAAGAGGAATAGATCCTCATGTATAGTCAGCCCCTTCAGAAAACATCCCTTTGCAATTCATAGTTGGTGAACAactggtgtgtgttttgcaaGGTCTCTAGGGATCCATGATGTTGACGTTGAAAGGATCTAGTGTTGCTTACACAAAGAGTAGTGGCACAATCAGGCCCAGTCTTAAAGGGTAATAGTAATGTAGCCTGGTGTGAATGTGTAGAATGActtcatgtttgtgtgttggtgttgtATTGAGTAAAGAtgtgtcatgttggaacaacATGATTTGTGAAAGCATCATACTGCAAAAATGCCTCACAGAGTCAGAATGCCTCACAGATTTGCATTTTGGTGATGTCTCGTAGCAGGTTATGCCATTCAGACTGGCTAATACCGAACCCCTTATTGTCATGTTGAATTTGTTTACGGTTGTTTCATTAATCTgggattaaataaatacatgaatccAACATACCATGATGCTAGACAGTCATGGAGCACCATTACAAATCATCAGAGAGCCACATTGTTTAAGGCCTAAATAGTACAATAGTCTTGTACCAATGAAAGAAATtcaaagctgcagtgtgtaaccagttttctttttttttctaatttttaaattattcgtcatgataaaaacaaataaaaatgatgtcTTCATgctgggggcatggtggcttagtggttagcatgtttgccttgcagctCCGGGGCTGGGGGTTCAAAtgtcctccgggtactctggtaatgtgtgcgtgattgtgccctgtgattggttgaCATGCCATCCACTGGTGtcacccgccttgtgccccgagttccctgggataggctccaggctcccctgttacaatgtgtagaataagtggtatggaagatGCTGTCACCTTGAAAAGCCAAAAATATGGATTCAAAGTCAGAACTGACAGGTCATTTTATCAGAaccctctacaccacacacggCGTATGTGGCAAGGTATCCAGGCCATCACAAACTACAAAGCTCCATCACATGTCTGTTGATGGTGAAGCTTCACTCCCAGACACAATAAATGATTACTATGCACAGTTTGAAGCACAGAACAAAATGCCTGAGGAGAAGACCACCCCAAATTCCACCTACCAAGTACTCTGTCTGCATTCTGCGGATGTCAGGAACACTCTGTCCTGAGTTAACCTACAGAAAGCTGCTGGTCCTAACATCATACCTGGTCGGGTGCACAGGGAATGTGTTGATCAGCTTGCAGATGTCCTTACAGACATCTTTAACATCTCCCTGAGCCACACAGCCATCCCTGTGTGCTTCAAGACAACCACCATCATCCCTGTGCCAAAGAAATGATCTAGGTCTTGCCTGAATGACTACTGGCCCATTGCACTCACACCTATCATTATGAAGTGCTTCGAGCTGCTAGTCATGAAACACATAAAGAGCAGTTTTCCCACCACACTGGACCCATTCCAGCATGCCTACCATCCACCTTTCTCTCATGcacctggacaaaaaggacaattatgtaaggatgctgttcatagacttctgTTTAGCAGTCAACACAATCATCCCACAACAACTAACAGAAAAGCTGAGACTGCtgacaccccccccctcccaccaccaccaccaccaccaccacagccCTACCACACTGAACACCCGCACTACTGTCCACTGATGTTTACACCGCCGACTGTGCTGCAAAGTACAGTTCAAATCACATCAAATTTGCTGATGGCACTACAGTTTCATCAACAACAATGAAGGGTCAGTGTACTGACAGGAGGTAAACCAGCTTTCAGGGTAGTATAGAGTCAACAATCTATCTCTCAATGTTGATAAGACAAAGAGTTGGCTTCAGGAGATCTTGAGTGGACCAATCACCAATGCACATCAACAGAACAACTCTGGAGAGAGACAAAAGCTCcagtttcttggtgtgcacatgacaGAGGACTTCTTCAgaactctcaacaccacctgcctaACCAAGAAGGCCTAACTGTACCTTTATTTCCTACAgaggctgaagagagccaaACTCCCCCTCCCATTCTCACCATCTTCTACAGTGGAACAATAGAGAGCGTCCTAACCGCAAGACCCTACAGCGAAGTGTGAgaacagctgaaaagatcattGGGGTCTCTCTACCATCCACTGTCACCCCGTACAACAACTGCTGTATCCACAAAGTCACCAGCATTGCAGATGACTCCTCTCACACATCTCAtggactcttcaccctcctgccatctggcagaaggtacaggagcatccgtgccaccaccagcagactccgcAACAGTTTATTCCcggaggcagtcagattactcaacactcCGCTGCCTCTCAAcgctagtcaaacacctaacccagtatgaCTCTATACAAATGCCTTGACTTTGGCACTAGGGTTATTACTCAATATTCAAGTAATACTTGAATATCATTTAAATATCTATTTCGCTGACACTCACGAACATCAGATTAATCCATTCAATGTAGGAATTTGCAGCACGACTGAGATTAGAAATGGGCTCTTCTGGGATTTGCTTGCAGTAGTTTTACCAAAGGTCTACAAATCCTTCAGTAACAAACTGCTGCtttaaacacattcattcaaggttttttttaaatgttcagttAAAAGATGAACAATCATGCCATATATCTTTCAAAAGTTGACTTTGCTGAAGACTCTATTTACAAGTGTCTCAATAAGTATACCCCTCAATTAATTTATCCATGCTCATAAAAGATTATCAGATTATCAAAATAAGGCCTGGTTTATACTTGACAcacgactgtgtgtgtgtgtgtgtgtgtgtgtatgtgtgtgtgtgtgtatgtagatgCAGTGCCAAGACTACC
Proteins encoded in this region:
- the LOC128617732 gene encoding mucin-5AC-like encodes the protein MIVTLRLLSILSLVSSTESECSSTSYYRNCWIRRFPGLHVDAEESQRRGAQLLQLYRGDSAQNCSRACCLTSNFSCNVAVFHYNTTQDSVNCFHLHCPTPQTCILNQRANVILYNVTKGMDPDLLIFGKSFPSNVQVLPQLASLNTSDLSGTDKRQFNRPHMEPSSSAHPTIVATSPKTSTNAPTSSFPISTPPPFSVYSTQDNKDTFPASALQRSTTLKRPSQLISNPSTDPTIVATTNVSPNPQESTMQPSFSFTNIQTSSMPQPTHTSSTTITPSQLSSQLTSSSTSSSQVPFLGTTTAYTINQTASTEFTTLPYLQVSTTFSGDHTTTTKPVPFLATPQSSTGETTTTPVPLTSTLESSTLETTTMPVPLTTTPRSSTGKTTTMLVPLSSTPQSSTGKTTMLVPLSSTPQSSTGQTTTMTVHLSSIPQSSTGETTTMPVPLSSILQSSKEDSTAHTTLTTAQLISTNAILASTPLNPVKTMTGYVTTTTGPQVMINSFTTTSWSYNQPINTQSTASPLMEKRIIPSSTTGGLSQGLTKMNLAITDVSVTASRPTTLNRRHSSAAAPENNSGLKTSPTPPTTVEDSQPYPNDTKGYISRNVTTGNSPQPVSDGGLTQVFHLAANTVLVALATCAALACGCCCSVLMAASWRGRRRRKGRYQTTLTGKKGSMRLIKYVFVRESS